A portion of the Bactrocera neohumeralis isolate Rockhampton chromosome 2, APGP_CSIRO_Bneo_wtdbg2-racon-allhic-juicebox.fasta_v2, whole genome shotgun sequence genome contains these proteins:
- the LOC126750994 gene encoding uncharacterized protein LOC126750994, which yields MSVKSWHLLLYCALVALPQIRCAIFAYDVDRNTSTNNFNEVIERPTGWLQAAQDMIASPAGHVVTQVAKELINRSTGNSQVLSLNLTNLLIIILLKILIFAAGMLGAGHWSGYGYGYGHARSAEDIHFGLSDGEDYLITGFLAAQGIGLDDCLYAAACASPNVAYEYAKAAKALIEGIEKYEGNAFNNPRYNDLIVLLEKAAYDGYRGLPCNRSSKCDNIN from the exons ATGTCAGTGAAAAGTTGGCACCTTCTTTTATATTGCGCGCTTGTGGCGCTACCACAAATTCGTTGTGCAATCTTCGCTTACGATGTGGATCGTAATACGAGTACGAataatttcaatgaagtgatcgAGCGTCCGACAGGTTGGCTGCAGGCGGCACAGGATATGATCGCCAGTCCGGCGGGGCATGTGGTGACGCAGGTGGCCAAGGAGCTGATCAATCGCTCCACAGGCAATAGTCAA GTACTCAGCTTGAATCTGACGAACCTACTTATCATAattcttctaaaaatattaatatttgccGCTGGCATGTTGGGTGCTGGACACTGGAGTGGCTATGGATATGGTTATGGACATGCGCGAAGTGCAGAGG ATATCCACTTTGGCTTGAGTGACGGCGAAGATTACCTTATCACCGGTTTCTTGGCAGCACAAGGCATCGGACTTGATGATTGTCTATATGCAGCGGCATGCGCCAGCCCGAATGTGGCCTATGAATATGCAAAGGCCGCAAAAGCATTAATTGAAGGCATCGAAAAGTACGAGGG CAATGCTTTCAATAATCCGCGCTACAACGATCTCATTGTGCTGCTGGAGAAGGCGGCCTATGATGGCTATCGCGGCTTGCCCTGCAACAGATCATCGAAATGCGATAATATTAACTGA